In Salmo salar chromosome ssa03, Ssal_v3.1, whole genome shotgun sequence, a single genomic region encodes these proteins:
- the LOC123741791 gene encoding zinc finger protein 2-like, with amino-acid sequence CDQCGKSFTQLGNLITHQRTHTGEKPYICDQCGKSFTQLGNLITHQRTHTGEKPYSCDECGKSFTQSTSLKFHQRKHTGEKPFSCDQCGKSFTHRSSLISHQRIHTGEKLSSCDECGKSFTRSTSLKLHQRTHTGEKPFSCDQCGKSFTQLINLITHQRTHTGEKPYSCDECGKSFTHSTSLKLHQRTRTGEKPFSCDQCGKSFTQLINLHQRIHTGEKSYICDECGKSFTCLRNLTLHQRTHTGEKPYSCTRCGKFFFKSNHLTIHQRRHTGEKPYSCTQCGKSFVQSGELKMHQRRHTGEKPYSCTRCGKSFVQSGKLKIHQRTHTGEKSY; translated from the exons tgtgatcaatgtgggaagagttttactcaactaggcaacctgataacacaccagagaacacacacaggagagaaaccatatatctgtgatcaatgtgggaagagttttactcaactaggcaacctgataacacaccagagaacacacacaggagagaaaccatatagctgtgatgaatgtgggaagagttttactcaatcaaccagcctgaaattccaccagagaaaacacacaggagagaaaccttttagctgtgatcaatgtgggaagagttttactcatcgaagcagcctgatatcacaccagagaatacacacaggagagaaactttctagctgtgatgaatgtgggaagagttttactcgttcaaccagcctgaaattacaccagagaacacacacaggagagaaaccttttagctgtgatcaatgtgggaagagttttactcagctaatcaacctgataacacaccagagaacacacacaggagagaaaccatacagctgtgatgaatgtgggaagagttttactcattcaaccagcctgaaattacaccagagaacacgcacaggagagaaaccttttagctgtgatcaatgtgggaagagttttactcagctaatcaacct acaccagagaatacacacaggagagaaatcgtatatctgtgatgagtgtgggaagagttttacttgcttgcgcaatctgactcttcaccagagaacacacacaggagagaaaccctatagctgtactcgatgtgggaagtttttttttaaatctaaccatctgacgatacaccaaagaagacacacaggagagaaaccctatagctgtactcaatgtgggaagagttttgttcaatctggagaactgaagatgcaccagagaagacacacaggagagaaaccctatagctgtactcgatgtggcaagagttttgttcaatctggcaaaCTGAAgatacaccaaagaacacacacaggagagaaatcttat